A genomic region of Pirellulales bacterium contains the following coding sequences:
- a CDS encoding helix-turn-helix domain-containing protein, whose product MLSLAKVDEVRRLLARGNISQRQIARDLGISRGSVAAIASGKRPNYPVTIPNEDIDCSLPPIRCQGCGGLVHAPCRLCRVRSLKARDKAVAKARLKYLLPAAG is encoded by the coding sequence ATGTTGTCGTTAGCCAAAGTGGACGAAGTTCGCCGGCTGCTGGCACGGGGAAATATATCGCAGCGGCAAATCGCGCGCGATTTGGGAATTAGCCGCGGTTCTGTGGCCGCGATTGCCTCCGGCAAACGGCCTAATTATCCCGTCACAATCCCCAATGAAGATATCGACTGTTCGCTTCCACCTATCCGCTGCCAGGGTTGCGGTGGATTGGTGCATGCCCCATGCAGACTGTGTCGCGTACGATCGCTAAAAGCCCGTGACAAAGCGGTAGCCAAGGCTCGCCTGAAATATCTATTGCCTGCGGCGGGATAA